From the genome of Thiomicrorhabdus indica:
ATGATGAATTGCTAACAATGCTCTTAGTCTTGGAAGTGTTCTTTCTGGACTTGTTGTGCATTGATTGAGTATGTCCGGTGACATGCTTGCATATTTTTTGGCGTGTCGGCATTTTTTGCACATTGAATTCGTGCGTCAATTCGTTCGATTAATTGTTGTTTACCTTTTTCATTCGATCAATTACCGCGGCTTTTCGCTCTTCAAACTTCTGTTGCTTTTGTTCTTTTGTCAGTTTCGGGTCATCTGCAAAATCCCAAGAGGATGCATAAGCTGTAATAGGTGTGCTTAGCATAACTGTAGCTAAAACTGATGCAAAGATTGATGATTTCATAGCAACTTCTCCGTAGTAGGTAGTGATTTGTAGCAATTAGCTGATTCAGCCTAGAGAGGCTTTTGTAGGGGTTATCAATCACTAAGTGTAAAAAGGTTGTTTTCAATCAAGAATTTACAGCTACTCAATTGATATTGCAGAGATGTTTGTCGCATGGTGATTTCTCGTGGATTCTCGGAAGCAGCCTTATTTAGTGTTGGTTTGCGATTATAATACGCAGCTAATGTAAATTGATTGAGACGTTTTCATGAGAGCGAGTGTTATTCGACAACTGGTTTACCCACTTTTTCGATGGTTGTTTCGAAACCCTAAATATTGGGTAGTTGTGCCATTAATTGTCGCGGTTTGGTACGGTTATGACTATTCTCAACGTCCAAGTATGGCTTATATGGGTGTTCCTAAAGTGGAAAAAGCACCGGCCGGTAATGTTGTGAGTCATATTTTGCGCAAAGAGGGGTTTATGCTCGAATATTCGGAGGGGTTAAAAAATCCTCTGTGGGTCACCTATAAAGTGGGGCTTCCGAAATATGATTCTGGAAAGCGTCCAAGCCGTTTTCAATCCGACTGGCGTTCTTGGTCTAGAGTCACACATGATGACTATACGAATTCAGGTTATGACAGAGGGCATATGGCACCCAATTACGTGATTGCCACGCGTTACGGGCGCACAGCCCAAATGGATACGTTTTTAATGACCAACATCACACCGCAAAAAGGCTCGCTCAACCAAAAAGCCTGGCAGCGTTTGGAAGAGGTGATTGCCAATGATTTTTCCCAAAAATTTGGTGAGTTTTGGGTGGTAACGGGGCCTATTTTTGGTGACAAACATGAACGTCTGAATTCAGGTGTCGCTGTACCAGATGCGTTTTTTAAAATTTTGATTAAGCCAAGTTCCAAAGAGCAGCCTGCAAGAGCTTTAGCTTTTATCTTCCAGCAGACAGCCAAACCTCGAACTAGCCTAATGAAATTTGTCACCACAATTGATGAGGTCGAAGCACAGACCGGCATTGATTTCTTCCATGAGTTGGACGATGAGTTTGAGCAGTTACTCGAGTCGAGCAAGACACCGGAAGCGTGGGGTTTGCAAGCGGTTGCTACGCGGCCTTCAAGATATTAAAAGTCACTGAAAGGGGTTTTCATGAAGTTACCTTCAAATAAAGACACCATTTATGCACAAGCTCATGAAGCGGTTGGCGCTTTCCAATTTGATGAATCGGTTGTGGCGGTTTTTCCAGATATGATTTCGCGCTCCGTACCAGGTTATCAAACCATTCTGACTGGCATTGGTGAACTGACGAAATTACACGCAAAGCCTGATACGCGTTTATATGATTTAGGCTGCTCTTTGGGTGCGGCGACTTTGACCATGCTTCGAGCAACCGATGATATCTCTGGGTGTTCGATTTTCGCATTGGATAACTCGCAGGCGATGATCAATCGTGCTCAAGAGTATTTACACGCGTTCCATCACGATACGCCTGTCGAACTCCATTGTGCGGATATATGTGAGTTCGAGATAAAGAATGCTTCGGTGGTAGTAATTAACTTCACTTTGCAATTTATCGACCCTCAAGCTAGAGAAGCTCTGTTAAAAAGAATTTATGAGGGGTTGGTGCCAGGTGGGGTTTTGATTTTGTCTGAGAAAATCCATTTTGATGATGAGGCTTTACAAAAAAGCATTGAGCATATGCATTGGCAGTTTAAGCGTGCCAATGGCTATTCTGAGTTAGAGATCAGCCAAAAGCGTTCGTCCTTAGAAAATGTTCTGATTTCAGATAGTGAACAAGAGCACTTGCAGCGTTTAAAATCTGCAGGTTTTGATTCGGCAGGGATTTGGTTTCAAGCCTATAATTTTGCCTCCTTTCTAGCGATTAAATCTTAATTGAGGTAACGAATGAGCGTCGATCCAGTTTTACAGTCCCATTATGATTCGTTTTGGTCAGCTTTAGATGACGTACGATTTGATGAGTGGAAAACCCAGTTACCTGAAATTCTCAATGAGGCTCTAGACCCTGAGGGAAATGGAAATTTAGAACGTTGGATAAAAGCCTTAAAAGAAATTCAAACATTTTTACCGGCCGGTGAAAAAGACCTGATTGATTTAAATGCTTCAGCGATTACCATCGAATATGCTAAGTCTTTACAAGACATCGAAAAAAATAATTTGATCAACGCCTTAAAAGCGTTGCATCCTTGGCGAAAAGGGCCGTTCAAAATTGATCAAATTGAGATTGATACCGAATGGCACTCTGATTGGAAATGGGATCGTGTTCGTCCGCACTTAAATTCTTTGCAAGGCAGACGCGTTTTGGATATTGGTTGCGGCAGTGGGTACCATCTTTGGCGAATGGCTGGAGAATCGCCTGAATTAGCGGTTGGCGTCGATCCAAGTTTGCTGTTTTACAGTCAGTTTTTGGCGTTAAAGCATTTTATTGGTGAGCAAGTACCGGCTTATTTTTTGCCTTTGACGTTGGAACAGTTACCCGTCTCTCAAAAAGGTGGCGCTTTCGATACAGTCTTTTCAATGGGCGTTTTATACCATCGTCGTTCACCGATTGATCATATTCTCGATTTGAAAGCGCAATTATTACCGGGTGGTCAACTGGTTTTGGAAACACTCGTGGTTCCAGAAAGTTTTGGTCAGTTATTGGTACCGGAAGATCGTTATGCTCAGATGAGAAACGTCTGGTTTTTACCCTCTGTTTCCGAATTGGAGATTTGGCTAGCGCGTTGCGGATTTAAAAATATTCGTTGTGTCGATTTAAATCAGACTTCGATTGAAGAGCAGCGTTCGACTGAGT
Proteins encoded in this window:
- the cmoB gene encoding tRNA 5-methoxyuridine(34)/uridine 5-oxyacetic acid(34) synthase CmoB: MSVDPVLQSHYDSFWSALDDVRFDEWKTQLPEILNEALDPEGNGNLERWIKALKEIQTFLPAGEKDLIDLNASAITIEYAKSLQDIEKNNLINALKALHPWRKGPFKIDQIEIDTEWHSDWKWDRVRPHLNSLQGRRVLDIGCGSGYHLWRMAGESPELAVGVDPSLLFYSQFLALKHFIGEQVPAYFLPLTLEQLPVSQKGGAFDTVFSMGVLYHRRSPIDHILDLKAQLLPGGQLVLETLVVPESFGQLLVPEDRYAQMRNVWFLPSVSELEIWLARCGFKNIRCVDLNQTSIEEQRSTEWMEWNSLESFLDPDDHNKTIEGYPAPLRAVMLCDKPK
- the cmoA gene encoding carboxy-S-adenosyl-L-methionine synthase CmoA gives rise to the protein MKLPSNKDTIYAQAHEAVGAFQFDESVVAVFPDMISRSVPGYQTILTGIGELTKLHAKPDTRLYDLGCSLGAATLTMLRATDDISGCSIFALDNSQAMINRAQEYLHAFHHDTPVELHCADICEFEIKNASVVVINFTLQFIDPQAREALLKRIYEGLVPGGVLILSEKIHFDDEALQKSIEHMHWQFKRANGYSELEISQKRSSLENVLISDSEQEHLQRLKSAGFDSAGIWFQAYNFASFLAIKS
- a CDS encoding DNA/RNA non-specific endonuclease — its product is MRASVIRQLVYPLFRWLFRNPKYWVVVPLIVAVWYGYDYSQRPSMAYMGVPKVEKAPAGNVVSHILRKEGFMLEYSEGLKNPLWVTYKVGLPKYDSGKRPSRFQSDWRSWSRVTHDDYTNSGYDRGHMAPNYVIATRYGRTAQMDTFLMTNITPQKGSLNQKAWQRLEEVIANDFSQKFGEFWVVTGPIFGDKHERLNSGVAVPDAFFKILIKPSSKEQPARALAFIFQQTAKPRTSLMKFVTTIDEVEAQTGIDFFHELDDEFEQLLESSKTPEAWGLQAVATRPSRY